The Vitis vinifera cultivar Pinot Noir 40024 chromosome 1, ASM3070453v1 DNA segment GTGTCTCAAGTTGTGCTTGCTCCGCCTCCTGCACTTCCTTCTCGGTCTTCTTCCCCTTCTTGCATTTGTAGTAAACACTCATAAAAGTCCCCACTGCTCCATACTTCTTTCTGCAGTGCTCATAAAGCCCAGCATCAAACATCCTCCAGAAGTTCTTTTCAGTCAGCTCAGACACTGCATATTGTGGCTGGAATCCATGGTTTTCAATCAACCAGTTCTCCATTCGGCGAACTGCTTCTGCACCATCAAACTGCTCACCCCTCAAGACAGGCCCTGGCGCATAGTACACCCCCACATCTGTGTACATCTGGGCATAATGTGTGTCACCCTGTCTGCGATGCAGCTCAAAGCCTGGTTCAGGATATATCATTGTTTTGACAGGAAGCTTGTACAATCGGTGTGGGCAGAGCCAAATTGGGTATACCTAAAGAATAAACAAGCATACTAAATAAGTTACAGGAAAAAAAGCCAGTAATTTGAAAAACTAACTTGGAAGTCATCAACTCAGCAGTGTTTTGTTGTTGCATCTAAAATTGAAGACTTAACCACAAAACTGATTAAGGCAAATAGATATATAAATGACTTCCAGGTATAGAATAAACTGTCAGAAGTCAAAAGCCCTGGGCTTCGACATTCTGCAGGTATAGAAATACAAATAATGCACTGGTCACCCATCTCTGATCCAGACTCCAGTAAAGCACGATGCACTTTTGGCAAGGCTGTGATGGTATGGTGTTGATTTTAGTTCATTTAGAAACTAAGGCAAAAGAATTAGTACAGAGACTCTATTGAAAATATGTATGACTGCAAGGAAATAATAGTGTACCTCCATCTCATGATGTACCCATTCTAGAGCATCCCCAACTTTGTACAGCGGAACAAGCATGTCCTGAATTACATGCATCTCATGGTAATAGTTTCTGATAGCTTCACCTTGAGTAGCCTTGAGGAGAGAAACCTTTGGTGGCATCAACCACCCAAACAAAAACCTAAACCACCATTGATCTGCAAATGGAAGAATAAGTTTTCCCTCCCAATACAGACACCTAGTGTGCCTATGGTAATATTCCCTGGTTGGGATGTACTCCACAAACTCCCCTTTCTTTAGGGCTGTCTGTGCATGTTGATAGAACCAGGGCTTGTACCACCACCCAACACTGTTAATCacatttcctttcttcttaGCCTCTTCTTTTGAGGCATATCTCCCTGTCATACACACAGCTTCAGTAGGATTGTAAATCATGGTTTCTACAAAGTCTGGAACCTTCTCAGGATTATCCTGATCTCCGTCTCTGGGAGCAAAAGAATCCAAATAACCCTGCGCAAGGTCTTTCAGATTTCCCACTACTGGTTTGTAAGTCAACTTCATGTATTCCTTAATGGGTATAAGCTTGATCTCAGCGGCAACAAGAAGCCCCAGTGTTCCCTGAGACCATGGAATAGCATAGAAAAGATCAGAGTACTCATTGTCTTTGGTAGCTCTAACTAGCCGCCCATCAGCCAAAATGATTTCATAAGCCACAACAGTGTCAGAGAATAGGCCATAAATGTGAGAGCTTCCTTCAATTCCATAGCCATTGATGAGGCCACCAACTGTAAGATCATCAAGCTCAGCAACCACAGCAAGGGCAAGATTCATTGGGACACTAACCCTGCTAATCTGCCCCATGTTGACTAGGGGTTCACATCTGGCAATCATTCTCTCTTTGTCAATGTCCAGGATATTTCTGAAAGCTGAAAGATCAACTTCAAAATGCCGAGCCCGCTTATAGTCAACATTTCTCATTCCAACAGCAATCCATGGTTTCCGGGCTGTGCAGACAAGGCCATCCCTTGATGGGTTCCTCTCTTTGAGACGTTTTATGACTTTTTTGACATTTTCATTATGTTCCTCCTGACGCTGCTTGAAAGATTTTGATTCAGATCTGACATCTCCAAGATATGTGAGGAAGTACAAAGTGAAGGAGATAGGAAGGACAACAAAAATGACAATAATCCATCGGAAGTGAACAAAATAGTCCacccaaatttttttcctcttggGACGCAAGGGAGCCTGAAGATCCGACATGATGGGAAAGGATAACCCCTTTCTGCTGTAACAAAGACAATGATTATAAACATGCATGAAGAATTTTAAGGCACTTAGATCAAAAGGGCAAAAATAAGAGATCCGCTGACTTGATAATTGTCTTGCATTGGAGTAACAAATTACAATTTTCAACCAAAGCATAAAATTTTCACTTATCCCCAAAAGAGTTCAAATTTAACTAGATCAGATTCATTATAGAGTTTTTCTCAGGGGGAAAATAGGAGAGGGAGGAGGTGGTTGGGGTTGTGGGGTAGGGGGTGTGGAggggatgaagaagaagagatcCACTATACAATTTGAGCATGGAATTACACTTTCACACGCATATACAGATTTTTGTAAGCATCTACATCATAAAAAATTAGACCATTTGCGACACAAGAAGACGAATAACAAAAGCTAAATCTATTGCaataaattttggaaaagaCTCAGCTAGATCAATCAGTTTGAGAATAAGTCAACAGCAGACCAACAATTATAAGTCATCAAATATTCTCACATACAGAGTTCTGGCATCAGCCAAATTCCAACATAGATTCTAACAAAATAGTAATCCGTAGCAAATGACTTTCGAAAATAAGCAGCAAGATGGCATCTCATAAAATCAACTTGTAGAACTACAACATCAGCAACAGATCAAGATCTACTAAACAGAGTAGAAATGTGCATGTGCCGAAAATCTCCATTTTGACTGATAAAAGAACCGAAACAGTACTAGGAACCAAAATGTACTTTGCCCACATTTTCTGAGCAACCAAAAAACACTTCCAGGGTAAACCACATTACAGctccaaaaccctaaaaacATGCTCAATCGGTAACAACATCCAAACACTAGCATTAACCCTTATGATCTGTTTGGTTTCAGAGAAAAAGTGGGAGTACAAATGAAACTGAGACTCCATGCAATTCCCCTTAAGAACcagaaaaaggaacaaaatcacaaagagAACCATTTTAAAGCAAACAATCAAAACTTTTCTATCATTTCCTTGCTCTTCCTCGAGATCCGAACACAAATCAGAGCTCGAACAAAAGACCTCCTCTAAACTAGACCCCCCTTTCAAACAGCTCAAGCTTAGTTTGAAAACTGAATCTAGAAACCGGAGAACAACAGTTCCTCCATTTCCACGGCAAACAAAAACCGAAACTAAAAATCTAGAAAACAGATAAAACCgttcctacattttctcagcaaccaaacatatAAACTCAAAATCCAGACCACTAAGAAAAACCGTTCCGTCATTTTGATAGCAACCAAACACGAAAACCACAAAATCTGAAGACAAAACCGACAATGTTAAGAGTAGGTTGTTGATCTTCCTCAGAAGCCAAAAACGGAAACAGAGAACTTAGAACAACGACAAGCATAATTCCATGaatttctcaacaaccaaacagaaaaaGCGAGAATCGAGAAGAGTAAGAAGCATAGAAAGCGAACCCTAACAAGAGAGAGCGGAAGTACCGAGAGAGGAATGCAGGAGAGGAACCGGAGGATCGGAACCGCAGGAGATGTGGAGTGAGTGTAGTGATAACAAGGAATGGATTTATAGAGCAACAAACAAAAGGAGTGAAAATCTCGAAGGCAGATCACGCTAGCCAAAGATTCGTTGTCCCTCTCACCCCTACCACGTGACTCAGtctcagttttttttttgtttttttttcattttttattttttattgtttctgccgtttctttctttaaatataaatatatcaattcaaaaaataaagggTCTTTTATAAAGGTTTTACAACTTTTGCCTTGGCGGATCCAATGAGGTCACAAAAAATTCAGGGCCTGTTTGGCGAACAGTTTCTGTTCtccacaaccaaaaacacgtttcatctctttttcttttattaaaaacaaaaaataaagtattttctaatgttttcaaaaatgggttaaaaatattttagattttcaaatagatttttttttttttttgcaaaattagagaacaatttttctttttcgaattattttcgaaaatagttatcaaacatatCCTAAAATATCGAAGTTTTTTGCTTGctgaaaaaagtaaaataaattaaagtgggtagctttttatattttttgcgAATGTGTGTTTGATTGGTGTAAATTTGGAggaaaaatgtttaaaatagataaaaattaataaattatttttatatatgttattttaaaattattttaatttctttatataaaatataaataattaaacaatattagagtttttagtaaattttaattattttttattttttataaaaccatccaaaaaaacatattttcttatattaatattattactatttaaacataatttttctaatagtatgtatttattctaaataaattattaaaaacaaaactatCAACTTATCTATATATTT contains these protein-coding regions:
- the LOC100258158 gene encoding delta(24)-sterol reductase, which gives rise to MSDLQAPLRPKRKKIWVDYFVHFRWIIVIFVVLPISFTLYFLTYLGDVRSESKSFKQRQEEHNENVKKVIKRLKERNPSRDGLVCTARKPWIAVGMRNVDYKRARHFEVDLSAFRNILDIDKERMIARCEPLVNMGQISRVSVPMNLALAVVAELDDLTVGGLINGYGIEGSSHIYGLFSDTVVAYEIILADGRLVRATKDNEYSDLFYAIPWSQGTLGLLVAAEIKLIPIKEYMKLTYKPVVGNLKDLAQGYLDSFAPRDGDQDNPEKVPDFVETMIYNPTEAVCMTGRYASKEEAKKKGNVINSVGWWYKPWFYQHAQTALKKGEFVEYIPTREYYHRHTRCLYWEGKLILPFADQWWFRFLFGWLMPPKVSLLKATQGEAIRNYYHEMHVIQDMLVPLYKVGDALEWVHHEMEVYPIWLCPHRLYKLPVKTMIYPEPGFELHRRQGDTHYAQMYTDVGVYYAPGPVLRGEQFDGAEAVRRMENWLIENHGFQPQYAVSELTEKNFWRMFDAGLYEHCRKKYGAVGTFMSVYYKCKKGKKTEKEVQEAEQAQLETPYAEAD